The genomic segment CGGCTGCTTTGCTGGACAGACTGGCCTCCGGACTGGACGAGTTCCCCAGGCGGTCCACGGTGCCGTCCTCGTCCGCCAGGGAGCGGACCGAGCCGCCGGACAGGACCTGCTGCTGGAGCCTGCATGGGCAGAGGAcacggagggagagaggagacatAAACAACGTCTTCTGTGCACACATTCTTTTACAGTCacaattaagatttttttttctgaaaacaatctcgtaaaaaaaaaaaaaaagaaaaaaatatttagagttattttctttttataggtatttttctgctgtgtattttttgtgttttaaaaaacaacaacaactgagtAAAATAAATAGGCTATCTCAAAccatttgctgttgtttttttaaaactttcactttttatgaaaaaacaataacaacacataCTATGGAATGGAATTTAATTATATAAAACTGcaatttctttgtatttattatgttttgccTTGTGAAGTATGAAATAATCCCTAATAAAACACATATAGCACTGTTATGGTAGGTTTAATTCGTATATTAGCAttcagtaaaacattttaaaatataaaccaATATAggataatgaaaaatgttttgtcgTTTCACAAGGACAGGCGATCATTATTCTATGTTAATATTATACTGAAACATGGGCTGTTTTAGCTGCATTTAACATGTGACCTCGACCCACACTGCAATAGGCCTTTTATTAGCTATGACTGATATTAGAATTTACATGCAAGATATTTTGCTTTACTATTATCGATAACAGATGTGCATTGGCATACTAGGGtgcactaaaaataaaataagcagaAAATAACATGGACATAGCATGACATTTTATCGTCAACaattcaaagaaaaacagagctTTGTTTTACAAATAATCTTAAATTACGAGGATCTCaggtttttctttaatttattgtcGACACTGCTGGCTGGccactttttgtatttttattcccgtaaaataaaataacatcacAGACAGTGCGAGCTGAattaataagaaaacaaaaagggtCCTTATTATAGAACCAGGGTTACAGAACCATTGTGAGTGTGATCACCAGTACTGAAAGGCTCCAGCCAGCGTGGGCTACGGCCTGCTCTATTTTAAACTGAAATACTATCAAATCACATGAGGCATACATGGAGTCAGGAtgcagggtgtttttttgtttgtttggtgttgAGAGGAGCATGTATCTCACCTGTTCTTGGCAGCCgctgctctgtctctttgtctgcgGTTTTTGAACCAGTTTCCCACTTGTGTGGGTGTAAGTCCTGTAGCCTGTGCAAGCTCCCTCTTTTTACTGGGATTCGGGTAGGGATCCTGCAAATACCATTCTCTTAACAAGTGCCGGGTTCTCTCCTTGAAGCAGTGGGTTTTCTGCTCTCCGTCCCATATGGTTCTGGGTAGGGGGAACTTCTTCCGCACCCTGTATTTGTCCACCGGCCCCAGCGGGCGTCCCCGCAGCTTCTCCGCCTCCTGGTAGTGCGCTTCGAGCCACAGCGCCTGCAGCTTCGTGTGCGACTCTTTGGTGAACTTGTGGTTCTCCAGGATGTGGTAGAGTTCACGGAAATTGCCGGTGTGGAAGGCGACGACGGCCCGGGCCCTCAGCACCGACTCGTTTTTGTTGAGGACCTCGCAGGCTGCTGGCGCGACGGGCAGCGACCAGAGGAAGCGGCCGAGGCGCTCGACGTCCCCGCTTTCCTCCAGAGTCTCGCAGACCCCGGCGACCTGCTGGGGGCTGAAATTCAAGATGGGCAGCTGAAACATGGAGGCTTCTCCCGTGtttccctctccccctcctttctcctctctctctctctctctctcctccgcgTCGGGTCCTCCTGCTTCTGCTTGCCGCGCGCCGAGGCAGTCCGAgacacccaaaaaaaacaaggcaATCCCAAAGTTACCGCACCAATCGCCTGACCAGCCGTGAAAAAACGCAAACACCAAACGCCGCGGAGGAGGACCGATGCTGCGTGGGGGCCGGCTACCGCATCCTCCGGC from the Centropristis striata isolate RG_2023a ecotype Rhode Island chromosome 16, C.striata_1.0, whole genome shotgun sequence genome contains:
- the LOC131988279 gene encoding homeobox protein SIX6, producing the protein MFQLPILNFSPQQVAGVCETLEESGDVERLGRFLWSLPVAPAACEVLNKNESVLRARAVVAFHTGNFRELYHILENHKFTKESHTKLQALWLEAHYQEAEKLRGRPLGPVDKYRVRKKFPLPRTIWDGEQKTHCFKERTRHLLREWYLQDPYPNPSKKRELAQATGLTPTQVGNWFKNRRQRDRAAAAKNRLQQQVLSGGSVRSLADEDGTVDRLGNSSSPEASLSSKAAASAISITSSDSECDI